CCAAATACTGCGGCGAATGCTTATTCTGTGGACGCGAAGATTTCGGAAGATTTAGGTGGTGGAGATCGAGTATTTGTAGATGCTTACTATGGCTATACCAATTCACAGATTGCTAGCCCTATCGTAGGTTTAGTGGGCTCAGGAAATCCACTAACGGTAAGCCCACAAAATGCTGGCAATAATTTAACAACCAATAATTCAGGTTTTCGACAAGGCTTAACAAAAAGTCTGAATGAAAATTTTGTAACGGAACTTGATACTTCTTATAGCAATAAAACTTCCTTCTATTACACGCCACAGGCAGATTACTTCACTTCCTTAGATCCAAATAATGCGAATTATGGTTTTGCGGGAAGCGCGATGAATAATAAGCTTCAGGGCTGGCAACTGGCAGCCTCACCTCGATTGAAGGCAAATTTCGCAGAAGTGGGAACTACCATCCTTGGATACGATTTCTCCAAGGCCAACCAAGGTGGTAGCAATAGCTATAGCCCACTATCACAAGGAATTATTCAGGCCAATCCGTATGGCACGTATTACAACAATTTGACTCACGATTCACAAAACGCAACTCAAATTAACAACTCTGTTTATCTAATGCAAAAAGTTCCACTGGGGAAAATTTTTGAGGCAAGCGGGGGATTTCGTAGGCAAGTTCAACAAGCTTCGACAACCAATACAGCAATCAACGCAGCCAATGGCACAGTAAACAATACGCAACAATTCGCAGCTAATGCTGGTGATGTGGCATTAAATGCCAATTACCTGCCGGGCCAAAGAATGTATGTGAAATGGAATCAATCCTTTAGATTCCCAAACATCGATGAATACTGGGGATTTGCATACGATGCAAACGGGGTTGGTAGCACCGTCTTTAATGGCATCTTGCAGCCCCAAACAACTCAAACTTATGAGGTAGGCGGCAACTGGACGGTCTGGAATGCAAAAATCACTTCATCGATTTTTAAATCCATGACGCAAAATGAAATTAGTTACAACCCTGCAACAGGCTATAACTACAACTCTATTTACCAAACCAATCGTGGCGGCATCTTGTTTGATATTGCTACCAATATCACTCCATCGCTCAATATTGGAGCGGGCGGTAAGTATCAGAAGTCCTACTATGCAAATGGGCCCTATGCCGGTAATGCTATTCCGATTGTTCCAGACACTCTAGTAAATGCTAGAGCAAATTACCTCATCACCAGCAGCTGGTCCATAGGCGGTGTAGTGAATTACGTCAGTAATCAATATTACGATGTTGGCCCCAATAGTTACACGGCAGCACCTGTCATGCCCGCTTACGTAGTGGGAGATATTTTTACCTCTTATAAGTTCCAGGCAATGGAGGCACGACTAACAGTGAAAAACGTAGGTAATGCGCAATATTCAAGCTATGGGGGTGTGAGTTCCTTTAGTGGGAACCACTTTTACTACCCTAGTGAACCTAGGTCGGTTTACGTTTCACTGAAATACAACTTCAATTAATCGTTTTAGGCGCATTGGTCCGGTTTAGATCCATCCATCCAAATTTGGGGGTCTAACCGGCACCTCAACACCAAGCTTTTCCCTAGGGCTACAATGCCAATATGAGTGAATTTAGCCCATTTTCCCAAAGCAACGCCGATGGCGATCTGGTTGCGATCAGCGCATCCATCACCCGCCTGTCCGAGAAAATTGCTTTGATCAATGAGGCCGTCAAAAACTTGAGCCAAAATCAAACTCAACTCGAAGGCAAGATCGATGCCGCTCATAAACGTGTTCAACGCATCTTGAGTCGCCTGCCAGAGCAAAGTGATGGCCGCCAACTCAATTTACTAGGCGAAACAATTCCACCAACCAATCCAGAGGACGACAGTGAGCCAACAACGCATTGAAGTAACTCTCGCTGGGCAAAAGATTACTTTAGCCACTAGCACCGAACACGAACCACTGTTGCGTGCAGCTTGCGTATTAGTTGACGAACAAATTCAGCTGGCTATTGGCGGCGGCAATCGCAGCATTGAGCGAGCCAGCATGATGGCTGCCCTTAAAATTGCTGGCGACTTAATCACCCTTCAGAAAAATCAAACGCAGCAAAGCACTTCTTCAAACGTCAGCTCAGATGAAGTCTCACGTCTTCAGAGCGAGATTCATAGACTTGAAGATCAGGTGGATGCTTTGATGCAAACCCTTTCCCTGCCTGGTTCGCCAAGGCCAATAGTTCCTTGAACCGATGCGCAAGCATCCGGAACGATCTTTACCTTGTGGGCGTGAGCGTTTCGAAAGTTCACAGTGCCAACTTAGACTTGGTTACTCCCTGAACCTCTTAATGCACCCGAAACAGAGTAGCCGTTCCACCTTGAACCTTAGGGTTCAGGATGACGGCCTAGCGGCTAAGGCGGGGAATTCATGTTACTAAGCGATATCTTGATGTTGATGTTATGTGGCGCTATTTCTGGCTACCTAGCTGGCTTACTTGGCATTGGCGGCGGCATGATTTTGGTGCCCTTCATGATCTTGGTTTTTAATCACTTAGGCTTTAGTCAAGAAGTGATTGTGCATATGGCAATCGCTACAGGCATGGCCACCATTCTCTTTACTACATCCTCTGCAATTTGGGCCCACCATAAGCATGGCTCCATCGATTGGAAGCTCGTTGCAGCACTTAGCCCCGGAATGATTTTTGGTGGCTTGATTGGCGGAAGTGAATTATTTGAGGTCCTTAAAACATCCTGGCTCTCACTCTTTTTTGCCGTGTTTATTGTTTACACCTCAATCCAGATGCTCTTGAATAAAAAACCAAAGGCTGGCAGAGAATTACCAGGCACGCTTGGATTGTTTTCTTTTGGCGCTTTTGCGGGGGCACTTGCCAGCTTGGTGGGAGCTGGCGGCGCTTTTATCACAGTACCGTTTATGCTTTGGTGCAATGTGAAGCCACATACCGCTATGGCAAGCTCATCAGGCCTAGGATTTCCGATCGCAGCAGCCGCCACAATTGGCTACATGTATGGAAGCTGGGGAAACCCAAACCTTCCGGCTGGTTCATTAGGATTTGTTTATTTGCCGGCCGTTGCCTGCATTGTGGTGGTGAGTATCTTTACTGCACCGCTAGGCGCAAAGATGGCCAGAAAACTCGATATAGCTCAACTCAAAAGAGTCTTTGGCATCTTGCTGTTTTTCCTTGCAGCCTTCATGTTTAATGAAAGCCGCAAGGCATTCGGCTTTTAATTAACTCGTATATTGCTGGCGCAAAATATTCTTTTGCACTTTACCCATCGCATTACGAGGCAAATCAGAAACAATCTCTAAACGCTTCGGTATTTTGAAATTCGCAATTTGCTTTTTGAGTGTGGCAATCATTACTTCGGCATTTAACTTCGCGCCAGCCTTTGGCACAACTACTGCCATCACTGCTTCGCCAAAGTCTGGATGCGGAATACCAATGACTGCACTCTCATCCACGCCAGGCATATCGTCTATAAATCCTTCAATCTCTTTTGGATAGACGTTATAGCCACCCGAAATAATCAAGTCTTTGCTGCGACCAACAATGCATAAGTATTCTTTTGGCGCTTTACCACCATTGGCATCACCACCCCAACGACCAACGTCACCAGTCTTAAACCAACCGTCTTTGGTGAACTCTTCTGCAGTCTTCTCCGGCATGCGCCAGTAACCCTTAAATATATTTGGGCCCTTGACCTGGATGCCACCAATTTCATCAACCTTGCATGGCTTGTTATCTTCATTGACAACGCGCACTTTCACGCCAGGCAATGGCAATCCTACAGAACCGCCAACACGCTTGCCTTTATATGGATTGGAAACCAACATCACGGTTTCACTCATGCCGTAGCGCTCAAGAATAGGCTGGCCAATTACT
The window above is part of the Polynucleobacter sp. AP-Kolm-20A-A1 genome. Proteins encoded here:
- a CDS encoding sulfite exporter TauE/SafE family protein, encoding MLLSDILMLMLCGAISGYLAGLLGIGGGMILVPFMILVFNHLGFSQEVIVHMAIATGMATILFTTSSAIWAHHKHGSIDWKLVAALSPGMIFGGLIGGSELFEVLKTSWLSLFFAVFIVYTSIQMLLNKKPKAGRELPGTLGLFSFGAFAGALASLVGAGGAFITVPFMLWCNVKPHTAMASSSGLGFPIAAAATIGYMYGSWGNPNLPAGSLGFVYLPAVACIVVVSIFTAPLGAKMARKLDIAQLKRVFGILLFFLAAFMFNESRKAFGF
- a CDS encoding TonB-dependent receptor, which codes for MKQQFHKKKVALLCGAIFTVLSSSSLLAQSSQNTVVVTGSRFAENLNEVPANVKVITRDEIENSSSNTIPQVLSQIGGLKVSGLNSSTLNLDASVDMGGFGPTGNSTTAVLVDGIRINPIDSGSVDWETIPIDSIERIEILQGGSSVQYGNGAVGGVINIITNGGKKNINQASATLGTWGTSINNAIFRNTVDKTTYQVSANTSNTNGWRPNTAANAYSVDAKISEDLGGGDRVFVDAYYGYTNSQIASPIVGLVGSGNPLTVSPQNAGNNLTTNNSGFRQGLTKSLNENFVTELDTSYSNKTSFYYTPQADYFTSLDPNNANYGFAGSAMNNKLQGWQLAASPRLKANFAEVGTTILGYDFSKANQGGSNSYSPLSQGIIQANPYGTYYNNLTHDSQNATQINNSVYLMQKVPLGKIFEASGGFRRQVQQASTTNTAINAANGTVNNTQQFAANAGDVALNANYLPGQRMYVKWNQSFRFPNIDEYWGFAYDANGVGSTVFNGILQPQTTQTYEVGGNWTVWNAKITSSIFKSMTQNEISYNPATGYNYNSIYQTNRGGILFDIATNITPSLNIGAGGKYQKSYYANGPYAGNAIPIVPDTLVNARANYLITSSWSIGGVVNYVSNQYYDVGPNSYTAAPVMPAYVVGDIFTSYKFQAMEARLTVKNVGNAQYSSYGGVSSFSGNHFYYPSEPRSVYVSLKYNFN